GAAATCACTCTGTTGTCGACTAGCCCATGGAATACACGAACTCCTGCTGTTGTAACATGGCAATGTTAGCCATCTGTTAACCTTCCAACAACACCCGACACTTGTCTCTTCCATTGTCTTATTGTTATTACTTGAACGCAATTCATTATGGTAAAAACAAAAATGAAGCCAATGTCTTTGAAACCTCACTTGTCTTAACTTCAACTTGtctttcaaataaatttaatattgcaCACtatcaatttcattaaaaaataaatcttaaaattatacattaattttagtttaatgtgttattctatatataaattttaattttgtctaattttatatattaaattttaatttgatctaattcttataaattattaacacaattatagATGTAAcatcatttaatatttatatattatatacacaaataattgtatttatttaatataaaaataattgatatatttagttctttaaatgtgtatacctaaattaaaattaaagttttaggtgtataattacactaaatcaaaatttatatatcaaattacacattaaatcaaagttaatatataattttgagatttgtccttttaaaaaattataaaatactctagtgttgttttcaattaaaaataagtttattttaaaCAGTATAGTATTGTTTTTAGCCACCAACTTTTAATGTCTAATTTTGATTTTAGTCCCTccttatattgaaatttaaaacttaatcttctataatgttattaatgggtTCAAGATGCTAGCattatttattgttattgttaaagTGATGATGCCTGATCTTTTAATGGAATTAAGAGCTGAAGAATAACTATGGGTCTTAACTCGATTAACATCAGTATAATTGTTAATGCAGGGAATTGTAGATTTAAGCATGTTGATCTTGCTATTTAAGACTTCAGTAAGGATTACAAGTagttttagatattgtataaaaaaaaagtgatgaaATGTAATCTTTTGATGGAATTAAATACACATCACCACATactaaaatctaaatttaaatttccGAAAATTACTaaacaacaaataatatatatactttaaaaGATGATACTTGGAGTTACCAATGCAAGATAATGGGTTTGATTATACTTAAATGTgtttatcttcctatttaaaaattaaaaaaaattataactagaCCTTTTAAAAAAGTATCATTTATATTATTCAATAGagttaatatttgaatttttttatgattttacaaatgaaatctttTAATTAGAGTTGAacttcaaatgaaaaaaatttatattatttttaaaatagtaaatgttaattttattacaatttaactttatttaatttttttaataatacaaaaattaaattgatccaCTTCATAACAAAGAGACTGATTTAATGGTTATAAGTAAGGtggaaaaaaaaactcaaaaatcgaTCCGAActaatgtattttaaaaaattacgatTATCCAAAATTTAaccgatttttttatttaatatataattaattttaatattttatatcgaAAATGGGGACTGGATACACAGCATACACATTTAGAGATGATGATAGGACATATGCATACATGCGCGCCCTCCCACACACACACGCATATTACAAAAATTACACGTTCCAATCAACTGAACCAAGAGAATTTGACATTATCACTAATATTCTAAGTAGTCTAAATGGAGGTAATCTTCCCAACTAAGTGCTCCCTGTTTCTTTCGAGGTTAAGTATATTCTTGAATAGATAAATTATAAGATCGAAATTTCAAAAGATAAAAAACGCAAATCAACAAATAAAGACAGGTGCACTGAAAACATGCAACTGTTCAACAATATCATATCACTAATAAGGTCTtgaattcgataaaaatcaagcATCGTCATCGTGTTAAAGAAAAACCTTCTTCAAGGCATTGTGTTCTTTTGTCTTGCATAGTCCGTTGGAGTAAAGTGGGGTTGCTAGTAACAATGGCATCTGCACGCATATGCAGCATCCTCATCATGGAATCGACATCATCAACTGTCCAGGCATATATACCTTCTTCTCTCTCCTGTTGAGACCAACAGATCATGCAATGGATCACAATTGCATACTGCATTCACATCAATTACACCAATAATCAGGCTCAAAATTGAGTTTCATACCCATGCAGAATCTTAACCATTCTTTCATCAATCAATTGATGGTATACGCCAGCCACCTTGGGCCCTTTCATTCTCAACAAGTTAGTTCGAGCGCCAGTATGGGGATCCACCATAACAACATAGCCTACCTGTGAGTTCATCCACAAACCAATCAAATGCATTACAAAGTGGTTAGAAGAAAAACCTCAACAACTCCCACATTATAGCCTTGGCTGAAATGGAACACTATTAGAGCAAAAGCACCTCTAGTCAGTATCCATATTAAGTTCAagaataataattcaaaataaatatttttctaaagcCAAAAATAGGATCCTACAAGGATGGAAAAAGACGCAACATGAAACACGACTTGCCAACATGAATTACCAGGTTGTCCAAGTCTATTCCTAGCcatatttttttcagaatttgAAAATCTATTAGAATTTGAAGCATTGATCAGTAAGAAAAGGAGGGAAAGGGAAGGGAAGGAAAAGGAAAGCAGAAGAGAGGGGAAAAAGTTCCAAGGCCACATATGTGAAAGGACATGTTGCAGAAGGTAAACAGTTCTTTGTGTTTCGTTATGGCAGCTAGGGAATCCTGGGTTTGAAACAACTGGTCTAACTTCTTGGTAAGTCTGATTTTGATTGTTCAAATCATATCAGCTATTGCCACCTCTATAGCGCAAATATTACTATCAGGTAGCATGTGACAATTTGCAATTCATCCAGACATAAAATTTTCATTCCCCTTAAAAAGAATGCAGACTACACAATCTAACTGATATTGTATAAGACAGTCATTCAGACAGACATCACAATTACCCTTTCAACACTAGTTTATTTTTATAGAGAAAATCCAAAGGAGCTCAGGACAGTTATCTTCTCACCGCAATATCTGATGAAAGCTTGATTATGTCCCTTACTAAACTATCACTTTTAGCCCAAATGAGGCAATTCTTACATTGCATCTTCTCAACCTGAAATTTTAGAAGAAAGATAAGTGTATTGCCTAATGCCTCATTAGCACAtttctaaatcaaaatttaaaagaaatcaaaacaaGGGAAGAGAGGCAAAATAACTCACAGTGGAAAGAATATCATTTGCAAGCCCCTTTTCATATGATGGAGGCCCCACCTTGGCATCTAGAATCGCCTGCCGAACTGATGCTGATATCAACTGAATATTCAGATGAAGCAGAATCAGATATTGACCATTTACCTTTTGATAGAAGAAACTACCAATAATAGAATATAGTATTTAGATGAAACACTATCCTGAACATACCTTCAAAGCATCTTCAATTGTAGGAATCTTTGAATTATCCGACTGATGATAGACATCTAGTTCTTTGAGCTACAACAAATAACATACAGTCTCAATCAACATTATTCGCAAACAGCTTTCCTTAAATGAGATGGATATAAGATGTTTGCGATAAAACCAGAACGTAGTTCACATGATCAAACTCAGAATGGTACTATGCAATTTCCTTTCAATTAAAGATTAACTCTTTATA
The sequence above is drawn from the Gossypium hirsutum isolate 1008001.06 chromosome A05, Gossypium_hirsutum_v2.1, whole genome shotgun sequence genome and encodes:
- the LOC107959559 gene encoding glycerophosphodiester phosphodiesterase GDPD4; protein product: MKQPVGRRRSHGTSLFRFSSFYTRLRFILILLAFVALLPPVFFHFKLRRLHQTKLRKCGWLNNPPLVCAHGGDSTNAFPNTMSAYSIALHSQVDCIEIDVSRSSDGVLFALHDRDLQRISGNSTSQVGHFRSNELKELDVYHQSDNSKIPTIEDALKLISASVRQAILDAKVGPPSYEKGLANDILSTVEKMQCKNCLIWAKSDSLVRDIIKLSSDIAVGYVVMVDPHTGARTNLLRMKGPKVAGVYHQLIDERMVKILHGREKKVYMPGQLMMSIP